In one Chlamydia sp. BM-2023 genomic region, the following are encoded:
- a CDS encoding GreA/GreB family elongation factor, which produces MDYLEKLQVLIDEEQPSSFFNLWEEYCFNDVVREKELIEILEKVKHSSLAHLFGKIADTVLPLWEAIPDGKDKDQVLQLVLDLQNTNSKQFYDAAIDYVNRKYQGRENFSEALRVVGLRDGREFQYSLSRFDFLMHLREGNFVFHSGGWGVGEVMGVSFLQQKVLIEFEGVMMAKDISFETAFKSLVPLAKDHFLSRRFGDPDGFEAYAKEHPVEVIEILLKDMGPKTAKEIKDELVDLVIPEEEWNRWWQATKSKLKKNNRITAPKTIKEPYRFNPGGDSLISQLETRLSESGNSSEKIVEIYQFIRDLHSELKKPENRAIVVNALKTLPLEESKSLEIQRDILLSEFLGDKSCKVDKELIASLSEEEVLSIVYNISIIALQKAFLMLVKQHFQLWESVFMKIFLSTTAPALRELTFKVFKSEESGCALIKEKLLKCIEHPMMYPEVFTWFFLKLGTHEDGIFDPEDKNIERMFLEAAFVFMYHIASTPQKDLGKKLYGFLVAQRYLVVRNMIEGAPLSYLKELLLLSTKCSQFSSGDLSVLQSLAEVVHPDLKKNKVVVEEDILWTTSDSFTKMKNKLQSLVGKEMVDNAKEIEDARALGDLRENSEYKFALEKRARLQEEIRVLSEEVNRARVLTKDIVFTDKVGVGCKVSLKDETGNSIEYSILGQWDADPDNYILSLKSKLAQEMIGKSVGDTLMFQGKNYTISSIQTIWDE; this is translated from the coding sequence GTGGACTATCTAGAAAAGTTGCAAGTCTTAATAGACGAAGAGCAACCCTCAAGTTTCTTTAATTTGTGGGAAGAATATTGTTTTAACGATGTAGTAAGGGAAAAAGAACTTATCGAAATCCTGGAGAAGGTAAAACATTCATCTTTAGCTCATTTGTTTGGTAAGATAGCGGATACGGTTCTTCCTTTGTGGGAGGCAATACCCGACGGCAAAGACAAGGATCAAGTTCTTCAGTTAGTTCTAGATTTACAAAACACGAATTCTAAGCAGTTTTATGATGCAGCCATAGACTATGTGAATAGAAAGTACCAGGGACGTGAAAATTTCTCTGAGGCTTTAAGGGTTGTGGGGCTTCGTGATGGTAGAGAGTTTCAGTATAGTTTAAGTCGTTTTGATTTTTTGATGCACCTTAGAGAAGGGAACTTTGTTTTCCATTCTGGTGGTTGGGGAGTTGGAGAGGTTATGGGCGTCTCTTTTCTTCAGCAAAAGGTGTTGATAGAGTTCGAGGGAGTTATGATGGCTAAGGACATCTCTTTCGAAACAGCTTTTAAAAGTTTAGTTCCTTTAGCTAAGGATCATTTTTTATCTAGAAGATTTGGTGACCCTGATGGTTTTGAGGCATATGCTAAAGAACATCCTGTGGAAGTTATAGAGATACTCCTTAAGGACATGGGCCCTAAAACGGCTAAAGAGATAAAAGATGAGCTTGTAGACCTGGTTATTCCTGAAGAGGAGTGGAACCGTTGGTGGCAAGCTACTAAAAGCAAGTTAAAGAAGAATAACCGTATAACGGCTCCTAAGACAATAAAAGAGCCTTACAGATTTAATCCTGGTGGGGACTCGTTGATTTCCCAGCTGGAAACACGTCTGTCAGAATCTGGAAACAGCTCTGAGAAAATCGTCGAAATCTATCAATTTATTAGAGACTTACACAGTGAATTAAAAAAGCCTGAAAACAGAGCTATAGTTGTAAACGCTTTAAAAACGCTTCCTTTAGAAGAAAGCAAATCTCTAGAAATTCAAAGAGATATACTTCTTTCTGAGTTTCTCGGGGATAAGTCTTGCAAAGTAGACAAAGAGCTTATAGCTTCGCTTTCTGAAGAAGAAGTCTTATCGATAGTATATAACATTTCTATAATAGCTTTGCAAAAAGCCTTCTTAATGTTGGTTAAACAACATTTTCAGTTGTGGGAAAGCGTCTTTATGAAGATTTTCCTGTCTACAACGGCTCCTGCTCTTCGAGAGCTTACTTTTAAAGTTTTTAAATCAGAAGAGTCTGGGTGTGCGCTAATTAAGGAAAAGCTTCTTAAGTGTATAGAGCACCCCATGATGTATCCTGAGGTGTTTACTTGGTTTTTCTTAAAGTTGGGTACTCACGAAGATGGTATTTTTGATCCTGAAGATAAAAATATAGAAAGGATGTTCTTAGAGGCTGCTTTTGTATTTATGTATCATATAGCCTCAACGCCACAAAAAGATCTTGGGAAAAAGCTTTATGGTTTTCTTGTTGCGCAGCGCTATTTAGTAGTTCGCAATATGATAGAAGGCGCTCCTTTATCTTATTTAAAAGAGCTTCTTTTGCTCTCTACGAAGTGTAGTCAGTTTTCTTCCGGAGATCTTAGTGTTTTACAAAGTCTCGCTGAAGTTGTTCATCCCGATTTAAAAAAGAACAAGGTCGTTGTTGAAGAGGATATTCTTTGGACTACTTCTGATAGTTTCACAAAGATGAAAAACAAGCTTCAATCTCTTGTTGGCAAGGAAATGGTAGATAATGCTAAGGAAATAGAGGATGCTAGGGCTTTGGGCGATCTTAGAGAGAACTCAGAGTACAAATTTGCTTTAGAAAAACGAGCACGTTTGCAAGAAGAAATTCGTGTGCTTTCTGAAGAGGTAAATCGAGCTAGAGTATTAACCAAAGATATCGTCTTTACCGATAAGGTGGGCGTGGGTTGTAAAGTTTCTTTGAAAGACGAAACGGGAAATAGTATAGAATACTCTATCTTGGGCCAGTGGGATGCTGATCCTGATAATTATATCCTATCTTTAAAGTCCAAACTCGCTCAGGAAATGATAGGCAAAAGTGTTGGAGACACCTTGATGTTTCAAGGAAAGAATTACACGATTAGCAGTATACAGACTATATGGGATGAGTAA
- a CDS encoding amino acid aminotransferase codes for MSFFNQLPVFAPDSILGLQKLFLEDDREEKVNLVVGSYEDPNKAYGGFSSVRKAQFLFLEDEMNKSYLPIRGLSSFLKDMQRLVFGGVDSKFVTGVQALGGTGALHLGAEIFAMAYPKGKVYIPQQTWGNHVRIFAQQGLEVLRYPYYSPESKSLVFDEMVTALEAIPSYSMVLLQCCCHNPTGMDLSEQMWEHLAELMLKRNLLPFFDTAYLGFGEGIEKDRRPIEIFTERGHTVFVAACASKNFSLYGERVGYFSVYSRSEDDLANISSCLEEKIRGAYSSPPRHGAKIVATILSDALLREEWLSELDGIRQSLGNIRAKFVQAMREHVGHSFDFILSQKGFFGYPGFSSEQVEFLRSEKGIYTTSGARLNLKGITDENIDRVARGFAEAFLLQ; via the coding sequence ATGAGTTTTTTTAATCAACTACCTGTGTTTGCTCCCGATTCCATTTTGGGTTTGCAAAAGCTATTTTTGGAAGATGATCGTGAGGAAAAAGTAAATCTTGTCGTAGGTTCTTATGAAGATCCTAATAAGGCTTACGGGGGATTTTCTAGTGTTCGTAAGGCTCAGTTTCTATTTTTAGAAGACGAGATGAATAAGAGTTATCTACCTATTCGAGGTTTGTCTTCTTTTCTTAAAGACATGCAAAGGCTTGTCTTTGGTGGTGTCGATTCTAAATTTGTTACAGGTGTTCAAGCTTTAGGGGGCACCGGAGCCCTGCATTTGGGAGCGGAAATTTTTGCCATGGCCTATCCTAAAGGAAAGGTCTACATTCCTCAGCAAACATGGGGGAATCATGTAAGAATCTTTGCTCAGCAAGGTTTAGAAGTTCTTAGATACCCTTATTATAGCCCTGAAAGTAAAAGTTTAGTTTTTGATGAGATGGTAACCGCTTTAGAAGCTATTCCTAGTTATTCTATGGTGCTCTTGCAGTGTTGCTGTCATAATCCCACAGGAATGGATCTCAGTGAGCAAATGTGGGAACATCTTGCCGAGTTAATGCTAAAGCGTAACTTACTACCATTTTTTGATACTGCTTATTTAGGATTCGGAGAAGGAATAGAAAAAGATAGACGACCCATAGAGATTTTCACAGAACGAGGACATACGGTTTTTGTAGCTGCATGTGCTAGTAAGAATTTCTCTCTATACGGTGAGCGTGTGGGGTATTTCTCTGTTTACAGCAGATCTGAGGATGATTTAGCTAATATTTCTAGCTGCCTTGAAGAGAAAATACGCGGAGCTTATTCTTCTCCTCCTAGACATGGTGCTAAAATTGTTGCTACGATATTGTCAGATGCTTTGTTAAGGGAAGAATGGTTGTCAGAATTAGATGGTATCCGTCAGTCTTTAGGAAATATACGCGCGAAGTTTGTTCAGGCTATGCGTGAGCATGTCGGGCATTCTTTTGATTTTATCTTGTCTCAGAAAGGTTTTTTTGGTTATCCAGGGTTTTCTTCCGAACAGGTCGAGTTTTTAAGATCTGAGAAGGGAATATATACCACTAGCGGAGCAAGACTAAATCTTAAAGGAATCACAGACGAAAATATTGATCGTGTAGCACGCGGGTTTGCAGAAGCTTTTCTGCTACAATAA
- a CDS encoding rod shape-determining protein MreC, producing MCAIKKTDHSPIKAASSVAYRRHKKNKLYVYVLILFSIVLCWSLPRGIYENMQKYFVASYSRLSFKKTEVPYTDTPSQDIESLFLKDRIMILEERLQAYELANYVPPLFSEILSPYFRNLIASRVIYRDPAYWGSSCWVNVGKTQNIQKNSPVLSGKILVGLVDYVGEKQSRIRLITDVGMQPSVVAVRGSIQAGLVKDQIHSLTKQLERLSNSYILEKDKYEKCDQLEELNTSIKCDDENTLLLRGTLSGNGGPLWKEETLVLHGDGFCFAEGKNLQVGDVLITTGLDGVFPPGLFVAEITKVCKPREGACSYKIEAKSLAQDLSNLSSVLILPAMEFNPNDRPDIFGLLWD from the coding sequence ATGTGTGCAATCAAAAAAACAGATCATTCCCCAATAAAAGCAGCAAGCTCTGTTGCTTATCGTCGTCATAAAAAAAATAAGCTGTACGTATACGTATTGATTTTATTTAGCATTGTTTTGTGTTGGAGTTTGCCCCGAGGGATCTATGAAAATATGCAAAAATATTTCGTAGCTTCATATTCTCGCTTGTCTTTTAAAAAAACAGAGGTCCCTTATACAGATACCCCTTCTCAAGATATAGAAAGCTTGTTTTTAAAAGATCGGATAATGATTTTAGAAGAGCGGTTACAGGCGTATGAATTAGCCAACTACGTCCCTCCTTTGTTTTCAGAAATCTTATCTCCCTATTTTCGCAATTTGATAGCCAGTAGAGTTATTTACCGTGATCCTGCTTATTGGGGGAGTTCTTGTTGGGTAAATGTAGGGAAAACTCAAAACATCCAAAAAAACTCTCCAGTGCTGTCAGGGAAGATTTTAGTAGGTCTTGTAGATTACGTAGGAGAGAAACAATCACGGATTCGTTTGATTACTGATGTAGGTATGCAACCTTCTGTTGTGGCTGTTCGTGGTAGCATACAAGCAGGGTTGGTAAAAGATCAAATACATAGCCTCACAAAACAGCTTGAGCGACTTTCTAACTCCTATATTCTTGAAAAAGATAAATATGAAAAGTGCGATCAACTAGAAGAGCTCAACACTTCAATAAAATGTGATGATGAAAATACCTTGCTATTAAGAGGAACGTTATCAGGTAACGGCGGACCCTTATGGAAAGAAGAAACTCTAGTTTTACACGGAGATGGATTTTGTTTTGCGGAGGGGAAAAATCTCCAAGTCGGGGATGTTTTAATTACCACAGGATTAGATGGAGTTTTTCCTCCAGGACTCTTTGTTGCTGAAATTACAAAAGTATGTAAACCAAGAGAAGGAGCTTGCTCTTATAAAATAGAAGCTAAATCTTTGGCTCAAGATTTGTCTAATCTCTCTTCGGTTTTGATTCTTCCCGCTATGGAATTCAACCCTAATGATAGACCGGATATATTTGGTCTATTATGGGACTAG
- the recB gene encoding exodeoxyribonuclease V subunit beta, with amino-acid sequence MKPFDIFNPQTSIRGKYFLEASAGTGKTFTIEQIILRAILEGSISHVENILAVTFTNAATNELKIRIQDNLKQALSLLKLSLTNPSTPLPSYLPDTCDVKQLYMQVRNALATIDRMSIFTIHGFCNYVLQQHFPNMQISQQNAALTHSQAVFHHIRKYLSQDLWQTILFPEQFYLLAARYNSNSKHTSFLIDKLLSCYTQQTFEYLPSKEDTLSTLQSWHNAVRSKIKDIPKEEFLDQLITFRESFKKQSFSIINDLNLFVDHLYASEASVKLFSFSKIAETFHPKNRLARYQPCQAFSYIEETPWFHYTEQFCNLDLIFYTLLHDLQLHLKKHYTKWLSPDESILALDNLLQSSISEEIIKSLRERFQVVLIDEFQDTDKRQWNIFSKLFANADFSGSLFLIGDPKQSIYEWRNADLATYLKAKSTFSKTSQLHLVNNYRSTPQLMEAINHLFCRCSPFLELSGYEPIEYHSLYPKSQELFVNSLHSPIHFFSYDDIDDQAAWISHTAAYLKNAYDIPLGRMAILVSDSSQAFDLITRCSLPVSFSKNKSIFHLTETYLLTLAFLEAVLYPESYEKIQRVLLSSFFRLTLDDVVEKKELFSSYFFSLRGYIFDHGLLATFYYFMTLQGEALLKTPQGDLIFQEMEKLCAYLDSRSSLPQHQLLYLQYFSETGLWEENLSFSSYSEDTEILKITTIHASKGLEYDVVFCAGLDKSKKNKSASEWIREMYVACTRAKKQLFIPIQASSNSRRNSALTSYVKQEGSHTSALELAKQLSKEHPGLFSLSTSHDYPSSQLAHHLTEPKVFSIVPYPAKQIFSFSSIKLSLDSEVTDNDSLKTEEPSLPRGKKTGVIIHKILENISPNFKIPFSKILTTVTQSVKNTHLEGYEGIIAKQLFSSFSSPLSFSKDTFSLTEVSPNKIATEEAFLFSNKDQLWQGAIDLFFEHKNRYYIIDWKTSFLGETSYDYSQENLLNYVKQQNLDYQGQIYIHAAKRFLQQFDVTNDVEIGFIFIRGMSLGSGFLHLPSQETSPIIDQIYPVYH; translated from the coding sequence GTGAAACCGTTTGATATTTTTAATCCTCAAACTTCTATTCGAGGAAAATATTTTCTAGAGGCTTCGGCAGGAACAGGAAAAACATTCACGATTGAGCAAATTATTCTTCGAGCTATTTTAGAAGGATCAATCTCTCATGTTGAAAATATCCTTGCTGTGACATTTACCAATGCCGCTACTAATGAATTAAAAATTAGGATTCAAGATAACCTCAAACAAGCTTTATCTTTACTAAAACTTTCTCTTACGAATCCCTCTACTCCACTTCCTTCTTATTTACCTGACACTTGCGATGTAAAGCAGCTTTACATGCAAGTGCGCAATGCTTTAGCGACGATCGATCGCATGTCTATTTTTACGATCCATGGATTTTGCAATTACGTTTTACAGCAGCATTTTCCCAACATGCAGATTTCCCAGCAAAATGCTGCTCTTACGCACTCTCAAGCTGTTTTTCATCATATTCGTAAGTATTTATCTCAAGATCTTTGGCAAACTATTTTATTTCCTGAGCAATTTTATTTACTTGCAGCACGTTACAACTCTAATTCCAAACATACATCTTTCTTAATAGATAAATTATTATCCTGTTACACACAGCAGACTTTTGAGTACTTACCATCTAAAGAAGATACTCTCTCTACTTTGCAATCTTGGCATAATGCTGTCAGATCAAAAATAAAAGACATTCCAAAGGAAGAATTCTTAGATCAGCTGATTACCTTTAGAGAAAGTTTTAAAAAACAATCCTTTTCTATAATCAATGATTTAAACCTGTTTGTAGATCATTTATATGCTTCAGAAGCATCAGTGAAACTGTTTTCTTTTTCTAAAATTGCTGAAACGTTTCATCCGAAAAATCGTTTAGCGCGTTATCAACCCTGCCAAGCTTTTAGTTATATAGAAGAGACCCCGTGGTTTCATTACACGGAACAATTTTGCAATCTAGATTTGATTTTCTATACGCTACTGCATGATCTACAATTGCACTTAAAAAAACACTATACCAAGTGGCTATCCCCTGATGAAAGTATCTTAGCTTTAGACAACCTATTACAATCTTCAATCTCCGAAGAAATTATCAAATCTTTAAGAGAACGTTTTCAAGTAGTATTGATTGATGAGTTTCAAGATACAGATAAAAGGCAATGGAATATTTTTTCAAAACTTTTTGCCAATGCGGATTTTTCGGGATCCTTATTTTTAATAGGAGATCCTAAACAATCTATTTACGAATGGAGGAATGCTGATCTTGCCACGTATTTAAAAGCTAAATCTACATTTTCAAAAACTTCTCAGCTACATCTTGTAAACAATTATCGTTCTACACCTCAGCTAATGGAAGCTATAAATCATCTTTTTTGTAGGTGCTCGCCATTTTTAGAACTTTCTGGTTATGAACCTATAGAATATCACTCGCTATATCCCAAAAGCCAAGAACTCTTTGTAAATTCTCTTCATTCTCCTATTCATTTTTTCTCTTATGATGATATTGATGATCAAGCTGCGTGGATTTCTCACACAGCAGCTTATTTAAAGAATGCTTACGATATTCCCTTAGGAAGAATGGCTATTTTAGTATCGGATTCTTCTCAAGCTTTCGATTTAATTACTCGCTGTTCTCTTCCTGTATCATTTTCTAAGAACAAATCTATTTTTCATCTTACAGAAACCTACTTGTTAACTTTAGCTTTTTTAGAAGCTGTTCTTTATCCTGAAAGCTATGAAAAAATACAAAGAGTATTACTAAGCAGCTTTTTCAGGCTTACTTTAGACGACGTTGTCGAAAAGAAAGAGCTTTTTTCTTCTTATTTCTTTTCTTTACGTGGTTATATTTTTGATCATGGTTTATTAGCGACATTTTATTATTTTATGACTCTTCAAGGTGAAGCGTTGCTAAAAACCCCTCAGGGGGACCTTATTTTCCAAGAAATGGAAAAACTTTGTGCTTATTTAGATTCAAGATCTTCTCTTCCTCAGCATCAGCTGCTCTATTTACAATACTTTTCTGAGACGGGACTTTGGGAAGAAAATCTTTCTTTTTCTTCTTATTCTGAAGATACGGAAATACTAAAAATTACAACTATTCATGCATCTAAAGGATTAGAATATGATGTTGTTTTTTGCGCAGGACTGGACAAATCTAAAAAAAATAAAAGCGCATCAGAATGGATACGGGAGATGTACGTAGCTTGTACACGTGCAAAAAAACAACTATTTATCCCAATACAAGCTTCTTCTAATTCTCGAAGAAATTCAGCTTTGACAAGTTACGTAAAACAAGAAGGTTCTCATACTTCTGCTTTAGAATTAGCAAAACAACTTTCAAAAGAGCATCCCGGTCTATTTTCATTATCTACCTCTCACGATTATCCATCTTCACAACTTGCTCATCATTTAACCGAGCCGAAGGTATTTTCTATCGTGCCCTATCCTGCTAAGCAGATTTTTTCCTTCTCCTCTATCAAACTTTCTCTAGATAGCGAAGTTACCGATAATGATTCTTTAAAAACTGAAGAACCTTCTCTTCCCAGGGGGAAAAAAACAGGTGTTATTATTCATAAAATTTTAGAAAATATTTCTCCTAATTTTAAAATTCCTTTTTCAAAAATTCTTACAACAGTAACGCAATCTGTTAAAAATACGCATTTAGAGGGGTATGAAGGAATCATTGCTAAGCAGTTATTTTCTTCGTTTTCCAGTCCTTTATCATTTTCTAAGGACACTTTCTCACTAACAGAAGTTTCTCCAAATAAGATAGCAACTGAAGAAGCATTTCTATTTTCTAACAAAGATCAGCTCTGGCAAGGTGCTATAGATCTATTTTTTGAGCATAAAAACAGATATTACATTATTGATTGGAAAACATCATTCTTAGGTGAAACAAGTTATGACTATTCTCAAGAAAATCTCTTAAATTACGTAAAACAGCAAAATTTAGACTATCAAGGACAAATCTACATTCATGCAGCAAAACGATTCCTTCAACAATTTGATGTAACAAATGATGTAGAAATTGGCTTTATTTTTATCCGAGGAATGTCTTTAGGTAGTGGTTTTCTACATTTACCTAGTCAGGAAACTAGTCCCATAATAGACCAAATATATCCGGTCTATCATTAG
- a CDS encoding exodeoxyribonuclease V subunit gamma, giving the protein MNATKHSQAIFSNSPTHLIAKLAEDLFSTYQQPFTKRWILVANTEIGHWLRRELTNATSNHTFMGSAIFSSSDSLVKHLFAEVCHEKLLIPDYITLPLFIHEVLNNIHTHSYPYENQDFFSETSYNSTKKLGSIFKKFYTFSQTPSEKSHYHKDVFAKLNEHFISMDEVFASILSSLKSTPQNRSLHIFGYSHLPKHFATFFTELSHFFPVYFYCFSPSKEYFGDLLSDKVIDFLWRQLANQPYRDAWEHYVLADRQALLANLSHKSQASQNFFLDKEIDYHEVFIPPDETTSLGKLQSNVFHLKPNIPSSIPKDQTITISKSLNPSREVHEIFLKISSLIHRGVHPEEIFILSSQLETYEVYLRAIFDPHLPLYFTNTESTQAKELKEKFLLLSSILQTQGNLYRLLQLVTHPQLQNPIEINKTPFLLKKLAHEWERIYKGKGQPIQNICDSILNEYPFVEEYGKVNQIELWERILPLLYDIQKFINLYSETTLQTYEQHFTNIITFLESTFNLSSEELSFITSLRNSLFPTFSSFKCSLTFFSDFCLDFFSHFCSHSPIYDKPGPYVGSLGDLSFMPKGYTFILGANKCAQSIDLLDLVDKTVSQEELAFSSSEDEENFHFLQTLISTHYELHISYQSSAHCPALPSAYINYIQEALDLPINNLPTKAYVPSLFSNPTHVHASQAYYYKLAKSFCSTKEPLPSLFQPLDTVQGLPERLSVSQIIKAIFSPLDFFLKSNYHVSLHPPRTLETREKLFPTKNQIVLFWEKHLSHSSEEVAKNYLSDFSKNIFSSYEELITQWLSRVRQDPHTAPYTAIFSSSLFHDNLLEEDKVFSPIPVSFNDKTVYLDAKFCGVFSRGIYLCSIDPTSSTRKTVKKTKSFPENIFEMQNYLKAQIALAMLQQEKVLGNNAIIKNVTSLDSLEDISPSFSDSQTYLNQVLRVYQMMRSTPIPLISSDCWKFLDNPEKFHETVQATIETDASNPSLSLFWKFHNRDFQDQLKVSEEQRLLILSLFKEIRETV; this is encoded by the coding sequence ATGAATGCGACCAAACATAGCCAGGCAATTTTTAGCAACTCTCCCACTCACCTGATCGCAAAACTCGCAGAAGACCTATTTTCTACTTATCAGCAGCCATTTACTAAAAGATGGATTCTTGTTGCCAATACAGAAATAGGGCATTGGCTACGTAGAGAACTGACTAATGCTACGAGCAACCACACTTTCATGGGGTCGGCTATTTTCTCTTCTTCAGACTCCCTTGTCAAACATTTATTCGCTGAAGTTTGTCATGAAAAACTATTAATTCCCGATTATATAACACTTCCGTTATTTATACACGAGGTGCTAAATAATATTCACACCCACTCTTATCCCTATGAAAACCAAGATTTTTTTTCTGAGACTTCTTACAACTCTACAAAAAAATTAGGATCTATCTTTAAGAAATTCTATACTTTTTCTCAGACTCCTTCTGAAAAAAGCCATTACCACAAGGATGTTTTTGCGAAGTTAAACGAACATTTCATTTCTATGGACGAGGTGTTTGCTTCTATTCTTTCTTCTTTAAAATCTACACCTCAAAATCGTTCTCTACATATTTTTGGTTATTCGCACCTTCCGAAACATTTTGCGACTTTTTTCACAGAATTGAGTCATTTTTTCCCCGTATATTTCTATTGTTTTTCTCCAAGTAAAGAATACTTTGGAGACTTGCTTTCGGATAAGGTTATTGATTTTCTTTGGCGACAGCTTGCAAATCAGCCCTATAGAGACGCTTGGGAGCATTATGTATTAGCAGACAGGCAAGCCCTACTTGCTAATCTCTCGCATAAATCCCAGGCGTCTCAAAATTTCTTCTTGGACAAGGAAATTGATTACCATGAGGTTTTTATCCCTCCTGATGAGACAACCTCTTTAGGAAAACTGCAAAGTAATGTTTTTCATCTTAAACCAAACATTCCTTCCAGCATCCCAAAAGATCAAACTATAACCATTAGTAAGTCTTTAAACCCTTCTCGAGAAGTTCACGAAATCTTTTTAAAAATTTCTTCTCTGATACATCGTGGAGTGCATCCTGAGGAAATATTTATTTTATCTTCCCAATTAGAAACTTACGAAGTGTATTTACGAGCGATATTTGACCCGCATTTACCTTTATATTTTACGAATACGGAATCAACCCAAGCTAAAGAATTAAAAGAAAAATTCTTGTTATTATCCTCTATTTTACAAACACAAGGAAATTTGTATCGTTTATTACAGCTTGTTACCCACCCACAACTACAAAATCCTATAGAGATAAATAAAACACCTTTTCTCTTAAAAAAACTAGCTCATGAGTGGGAAAGAATATATAAAGGCAAGGGCCAACCCATTCAAAACATCTGTGATAGTATTTTGAATGAGTATCCCTTTGTTGAGGAATACGGAAAAGTCAATCAAATAGAACTTTGGGAGAGGATTCTTCCCTTACTCTACGACATACAAAAATTTATAAATCTTTATTCTGAAACAACTCTACAAACATATGAGCAACATTTTACTAACATCATTACTTTCTTAGAGTCTACCTTTAATTTATCCTCTGAAGAGCTCTCTTTTATTACTTCTCTTAGAAACTCGCTTTTTCCAACTTTCTCCTCTTTCAAGTGTTCGTTAACCTTCTTTAGTGACTTTTGTTTAGATTTCTTTTCTCATTTTTGTAGCCATAGTCCTATTTATGACAAACCTGGTCCTTATGTTGGTTCTTTAGGAGATTTAAGTTTTATGCCTAAGGGCTATACCTTTATCCTGGGAGCAAACAAATGTGCACAGTCTATCGATTTACTTGACCTAGTGGATAAAACAGTATCGCAAGAAGAACTAGCATTTTCTTCATCTGAAGATGAGGAAAACTTCCACTTCTTGCAGACATTAATTTCTACTCATTATGAACTACATATTAGTTATCAATCTTCTGCTCACTGTCCGGCTTTACCTAGTGCTTATATAAACTACATTCAGGAAGCTTTGGATCTCCCTATTAACAATCTACCGACCAAAGCTTACGTTCCTTCATTATTTTCCAATCCAACACATGTGCATGCCTCACAAGCATACTATTACAAATTGGCTAAATCTTTTTGTTCTACCAAGGAACCTTTACCATCTCTATTTCAACCTTTGGATACTGTGCAAGGTTTGCCTGAGCGTCTGTCTGTTTCTCAAATTATAAAAGCGATTTTCTCTCCCTTAGATTTCTTTTTAAAATCTAACTATCACGTGTCACTACATCCCCCACGGACACTAGAAACTAGAGAAAAGCTATTTCCTACGAAAAATCAGATAGTACTATTTTGGGAAAAGCATCTTTCGCATTCTTCTGAAGAAGTTGCTAAAAATTATTTATCTGATTTTTCTAAAAATATTTTTTCTTCTTATGAAGAACTTATAACACAATGGCTTTCCAGGGTTCGTCAGGATCCCCATACAGCTCCTTATACAGCAATATTTTCTTCTTCATTATTTCATGACAATCTTCTGGAGGAAGATAAAGTATTTTCTCCGATTCCCGTAAGTTTTAACGACAAAACGGTTTACTTAGATGCAAAATTTTGTGGTGTATTTTCTAGGGGTATCTATCTTTGTTCTATAGACCCTACATCCTCAACAAGAAAAACAGTAAAAAAAACCAAATCTTTCCCTGAGAACATCTTTGAGATGCAGAATTACTTAAAAGCGCAGATTGCTCTAGCAATGCTACAACAAGAAAAAGTTCTTGGTAACAATGCTATAATAAAAAATGTGACTTCTCTAGATAGTCTAGAGGATATTTCCCCATCTTTTTCTGATTCCCAAACCTATTTAAATCAAGTTCTACGGGTATATCAAATGATGAGGAGCACCCCAATACCATTGATTTCTTCTGATTGCTGGAAATTCCTAGACAATCCTGAAAAATTCCATGAAACCGTACAAGCTACAATTGAGACTGATGCGAGTAATCCTTCGTTATCTCTTTTTTGGAAATTTCACAATCGTGATTTTCAGGATCAACTAAAGGTTAGTGAAGAACAACGCTTATTGATTCTTTCTTTATTTAAGGAGATACGTGAAACCGTTTGA